The Mytilus trossulus isolate FHL-02 chromosome 3, PNRI_Mtr1.1.1.hap1, whole genome shotgun sequence genome contains a region encoding:
- the LOC134711229 gene encoding signal-induced proliferation-associated 1-like protein 1 isoform X6 has protein sequence MASTKQDYYQRDTNGYNSNTPPRDAFVRGGQRATIHGTQAAKSWGKNKSKGKDKKDRKKKPVLYRSNSSLEMDSIDYIDVDEFHTGIHRDYGSTSSIDVLGKSGHDSFFALLKDYSHVNADQRSPAPAQLQELLRGKNEGVRFRASNGSAVKDKSTEDITDSPRTKSKFKHKDRKSRSKSITNETRPSGIFTKLRGKSEPEINPKTPDNIDVDVRAEERLRSKAFLHYDCQSITFNVEEIIHSISNPLQIGRNTTTGASAASQKDGRESEDEGDDKSNNLVLKCPFFRNEIGGEEERIVSLGRSSARRTLNKSKNTQNSAILTRSPACCGLSILDSSPTPTGLMLPHVVLHRNHVMEYVDHGASYYRHFFYGYASGAITDHQNFFGIDENFGPVAISIRREKLEDRENKLGKAEYGQYQHRIIFRTSALTTLRGAILEEAIPSGRISSSRTGQVKDILEFLIPQLQISCLKLGTTTPKTLEQLLKLDEQGLYSTYKVGVLLCRSGQSSEEDMYNNENSSPAFEEFLKCIGHKIRLKGFEKYRAQLDNKSDSTGTHSYYTTFNNSEIMFHVSTLLPYTANNTQQLLRKRHIGNDIVTIIFQEPGANPFSAKTVRSQFQHVFIIVRVHNPCSDKCCYSVSVSRSKDVPAFGPHIPENIKFPKSEEFAEFLLAKVINAENTAHKGEKFKAMATRTRTEYLKDLANNHVTSTTLESSSKLSKFGLGSVRKKEKTKQKVIPDMFSLGTTVWCVQVVDCGLSSQVEDCGLAMQVDSFLGISSEVLVVIEESSGEVIFTVHCGAIIGWTSQAMSIRIYFNQGESVFVKPFSGEMEETQEVCERLTGVTSGCESQDMTLKRNGLGQLGFHVQSDGIVTDVESTGFAYDAGLRKGSRLVEVCKIAVATMTHEELVELLRTSVTVKVTVIPPFDDGTPRVDMKNSPFSIVTPQNRIGTSSLQRNTSLQHAYTDSVLDKNHFSSTEDIKHERSSSRDSSDYAYLISPTPMPRTKGSQFKYQGPSWANSSGDQSDHTSSMTSIYSATGYRKPNFSTDNAVQHGNIALELLKQSQNTKFLLNRGPEQPKSNNLSDTSFSSGSSGGPKNTNNTDSKEDVSRFRQKTNTTVHRTESPISSANSSPKTSHRNLYGTSSEESLNTRLRPGVTGSTCTKVSKSDNNFQTELQRLIDPELADRDLKGYLGKKSDGRYSSRLKRTMSDESLHNQKFNAAPIKLETHLTDVIFTTASPPQNKDLSKRQSPAVPAEDNPALSSSVPLPESTSGLEWSSLVSVATKAIEGSTTKSKPMETKPIKHDNVPIWRSVVANPQKRITELEGKVNQLEIDLAKETRENATLEEEVQELRAENARLQEESQQAAAQLRKFTEWFFKTIDRT, from the exons ATGGCATCAACGAAACAGGATTACTATCAGAGAGATACCAATGGATATAACTCGAACACTCCTCCCCGTGACGCCTTCGTGCGGGGTGGACAGAGGGCCACTATTCATGGTACGCAGGCGGCTAAATCATGGGGTAAAAACAAATCCAAAGGGAAGGATAAAAAGGATAGGAAGAAAAAACCTGTCTTGTATCGAAGTAATAGTAGTTTAGAAATGGATAGTATTGATTATATTGATGTGGATGAATTTCATACAGGAATACACAGGGATTATGGGAGTACATCCTCAATTGATGTTCTCGGAAAAAGTGGACATGACAGCTTCTTTGCATTGTTGAAGGACTATAGCCATGTAAATGCTGATCAGAGAAGTCCAGCGCCTGCTCAATTGCAGGAATTGTTACGGGGTAAAAATGAAGGAGTACGGTTTCGTGCTTCTAACGGTAGTGCTGTGAAGGACAAATCTACTGAAGATATAACAGATAGTCCTAGAACAAAATCTAAATTCAAACACAAAGATCGGAAAAGCAGGAGTAAATCTATAACAAATGAAACACGTCCATCtggaatttttacaaaattacgGGGGAAAAGTGAACCAGAAATTAACCCCAAAACTCCTGACAATATTGATGTTGATGTTCGTGCTGAGGAACGATTAAGGAGTAAagcttttttacattatgactgtcaGAGTATTACTTTTAATGTGGAGGAAATTATTCATAGCATTAGTAACCCTTTACAAATCGGTAGAAATACTACAACTGGTGCATCGGCAGCCTCACAGAAAGATGGACGGGAGTCGGAAGATGAGGGTGACGACAAAAGTAACAATTTGGTGCTTAAATGTCCGTTCTTTAGAAATGAAATAGGTGGTGAGGAGGAACGAATAGTTAGTTTAGGTCGAAGTTCAGCACGAAGAACGTTAAATAAATCTAAGAATACTCAAAATAGTGCAATATTGACACGGTCACCTGCGTGTTGTGGGTTATCTATATTAGACTCTTCACCTACTCCAACGGGACTTATGCTTCCTCATGTAGTATTACATCGGAATCATGTTATGGAATATGTAGATCATGGTGCCAGTTATTatagacatttcttttatggTTATG CCTCAGGGGCAATTACAG ATCACCAAAACTTTTTTGGTATTGATGAAAATTTTGGCCCAGTGGCAATCAGTATTCGGAGAGAGAAGTTAGAAGATAGAGAGAACAAATTAGGGAAAGCAGAATATGGACAGTACCAACATAGGATCATTTTTAGGACCAGTGCA CTGACCACATTACGGGGAGCCATACTTGAAGAAGCCATACCAAGTGGCCGAATTAGTAGTTCTCGGACTGGTCAGGTCAAGGACATCCTAGAATTCCTAATACCTCAATTACAAATATCCTGCCTCAAACTTGGAACAACTACCCCAAAGACATTGGAGCAGTTGTTAAAACTTGATGAACAAGGG ttGTACAGTACCTACAAAGTAGGTGTTTTATTATGTCGTTCTGGACAATCATCAGaagaagatatgtataataatg aaaattctaGTCCTGCATTTGaagagtttttaaaatgtataggTCACAAAATTAGATTAAAAGGATTTGAGAAATATAGAGCCCAATTGGATAATAAAA gTGATTCAACAGGAACTCATTCCTACTACACAACGTTTAATAATAGTGAGATTATGTTTCATGTGTCAACCCTCTTACCTTACACAGCAAATAATACACAACag cTTTTACGCAAACGTCATATAGGAAACGATATAGTAACCATAATCTTCCAGGAACCTGGAGCTAATCCATTCAGTGCAAAGACTGTAAGGTCACAATTTCAACATGTTTTCATCATCGTTAGAGTCCATAATCCATGTTCAGACAAATGCTGTTACAG TGTATCAGTCAGCAGATCTAAAGATGTCCCAGCCTTTGGTCCACATATTCCAGAAAACATCAAGTTTCCTAAATCGGAAGAGTTTGCAGAATTCCTTTTGGcaaaag tgatAAATGCAGAGAATACTGCCCATAAAGGTGAAAAATTCAAAGCTATGGCAACTAGAACAAGAACAGAATACCTCAAAGATCTGGCAAATAACCATGTGACATCTACCACACTAGAAAGTAGTTCTAAATTAA gTAAATTTGGTTTGGGAAGTGTCAGGaagaaagaaaagacaaaacagAAAGTCATTCCTGATATGTTTTCTCTTGGAACAACAGTATGGTGTGTCCAG GTAGTAGACTGTGGGTTGTCTTCACAG GTAGAAGACTGTGGGTTGGCCATGCAGGTGGATTCGTTTCTTGGTATATCATCAGAAGTATTGGTTGTGATTGAGGAGAGCTCTGGTGAAGTAATATTTACTGTCCATTGTGGTGCTATAATTGGTTGGACATCTCAAGCCATGAG TATAAGAATATACTTTAATCAAGGAGAGTCTGTATTTGTGAAGCCATTCAGTGGGGAGATGGAAGAAACACAAGAAGTCTGTGAGAGATTAACAGGTGTTACTTCTGGTTGTGag TCACAAGATATGACGTTAAAGAGAAATGGTTTGGGTCAGCTTGGGTTTCATGTTCAGAGTGATGGCATTGTAACTGACGTGGAATCCACAGGATTTGCTTACGATGCAGGACTGAGGAAAGGCAGTAGACTAGTGGAGGTCTGTAAGATAGCTGTTGCCACCATGACACACGAGGAGTTAGTAGAGTTACTGAGAACCTCTGTGACTGTCAAGGTCACGGTCATACCTCCATTTGACGATGGAACGCCAAG AGTGGATATGAAGAATTCTCCATTTAGTATTGTGACCCCTCAGAATAGGATAGGGACATCAAGTCTCCAGCGGAATACCTCTCTACAGCATGCCTATACAGATTCAGTCCTTGACAAGAACCACTTCAGTAGTACTGAGGATATTAAACATGAACGTAGTAGTTCTAGAGATAGTTCAGACTATGCATATCTCATAA GTCCTACTCCTATGCCCAGAACTAAAGGGAGTCAGTTTAAATATCAA GGACCCAGTTGGGCTAATAGTTCTGGTGACCAGTCAGATCACACCTCCAGTATGACATCTATATATAGTGCTACAGGTTATAGGAAACCAAACTTTTCTACGGACAATGCAGTTCAACATGGAAATATTGCATTAGAATTGTTAAAAcagtcacaaaacacaaaattcttATTAAACAGGGGACCAGAACAACCAAAATCCAATAACTTAAGTGATACCTCATTTTCTAGTGGTTCTAGTGGTGGaccaaaaaatacaaataatacagaTAGCAAAG AAGATGTTTCACGGTTTCGTCAAAAGACGAACACAACTGTACATAGAACAGAATCGCCAATTAGCAGTGCTAACAGTAGTCCTAAAACTTCACACAG gAATTTGTATGGGACATCTTCTGAAGAATCTCTGAATACCAGATTACGGCCTGGTGTCACAGGGTCTACATGTACTAAAGTCTCAAAGTCGGATAATAATTTTCAGACTGAGTTACAGCGTCTTATTGATCCTGAATTGGCAGATCGAGATCTGAAAGGATATCTG GGTAAGAAATCAGATGGACGTTATTCCTCTAGATTAAAGAGAACTATGTCCGATGAAAGTTTACATAATCAGAAGTTCAACGCTGCGCCAATCAAACTAGAGACACATTTAACTGATGTCATATTCACAACAGCTTCTCCACCACAGAATAAAGATCTGAG taaaaGGCAGTCACCAGCAGTGCCAGCAGAAGACAATCCAGCATTAAGCAGTAGTGTTCCACTTCCAGAATCCACTTCAGGATTAGAGTGGTCAAGTCTAGTCAGTGTGGCTACAAAAGCCATTGAAG GTAGTACAACTAAATCCAAGCCAATGGAAACAAAACCAATCAAACATGACAATGTACCTATATGGAGATCTGTAGTAGCCAATCCACAAAAAAGAATCACCGAGTTAGAGGGTAAAGTCAACCAGCTGGAAATAGATCTGGCTAAG GAGACAAGGGAAAATGCAACCTTGGAAGAGGAGGTTCAAGAACTAAGGGCTGAGAATGCCAGGTTACAAGAGGAATCTCAACAGGCTGCAGCACAACTCAGAAAATTTACAGAATGGTTTTTCAAAACTATTGACAGAACTTGA
- the LOC134711229 gene encoding signal-induced proliferation-associated 1-like protein 1 isoform X1, whose translation MASTKQDYYQRDTNGYNSNTPPRDAFVRGGQRATIHGTQAAKSWGKNKSKGKDKKDRKKKPVLYRSNSSLEMDSIDYIDVDEFHTGIHRDYGSTSSIDVLGKSGHDSFFALLKDYSHVNADQRSPAPAQLQELLRGKNEGVRFRASNGSAVKDKSTEDITDSPRTKSKFKHKDRKSRSKSITNETRPSGIFTKLRGKSEPEINPKTPDNIDVDVRAEERLRSKAFLHYDCQSITFNVEEIIHSISNPLQIGRNTTTGASAASQKDGRESEDEGDDKSNNLVLKCPFFRNEIGGEEERIVSLGRSSARRTLNKSKNTQNSAILTRSPACCGLSILDSSPTPTGLMLPHVVLHRNHVMEYVDHGASYYRHFFYGYASGAITDHQNFFGIDENFGPVAISIRREKLEDRENKLGKAEYGQYQHRIIFRTSALTTLRGAILEEAIPSGRISSSRTGQVKDILEFLIPQLQISCLKLGTTTPKTLEQLLKLDEQGLYSTYKVGVLLCRSGQSSEEDMYNNENSSPAFEEFLKCIGHKIRLKGFEKYRAQLDNKSDSTGTHSYYTTFNNSEIMFHVSTLLPYTANNTQQLLRKRHIGNDIVTIIFQEPGANPFSAKTVRSQFQHVFIIVRVHNPCSDKCCYSVSVSRSKDVPAFGPHIPENIKFPKSEEFAEFLLAKVINAENTAHKGEKFKAMATRTRTEYLKDLANNHVTSTTLESSSKLSKFGLGSVRKKEKTKQKVIPDMFSLGTTVWCVQVVDCGLSSQVEDCGLAMQVDSFLGISSEVLVVIEESSGEVIFTVHCGAIIGWTSQAMSIRIYFNQGESVFVKPFSGEMEETQEVCERLTGVTSGCESQDMTLKRNGLGQLGFHVQSDGIVTDVESTGFAYDAGLRKGSRLVEVCKIAVATMTHEELVELLRTSVTVKVTVIPPFDDGTPRGVATLHTNCHSSSLKTLKAALQATENLQQWQRDVNGDLSHSREISSSSSETSYHLREITLSTKIRETDESGDNFRGSMTLPLQKKPLTPTRVDMKNSPFSIVTPQNRIGTSSLQRNTSLQHAYTDSVLDKNHFSSTEDIKHERSSSRDSSDYAYLISPTPMPRTKGSQFKYQGPSWANSSGDQSDHTSSMTSIYSATGYRKPNFSTDNAVQHGNIALELLKQSQNTKFLLNRGPEQPKSNNLSDTSFSSGSSGGPKNTNNTDSKEDVSRFRQKTNTTVHRTESPISSANSSPKTSHRNLYGTSSEESLNTRLRPGVTGSTCTKVSKSDNNFQTELQRLIDPELADRDLKGYLGKKSDGRYSSRLKRTMSDESLHNQKFNAAPIKLETHLTDVIFTTASPPQNKDLSKRQSPAVPAEDNPALSSSVPLPESTSGLEWSSLVSVATKAIEGSTTKSKPMETKPIKHDNVPIWRSVVANPQKRITELEGKVNQLEIDLAKETRENATLEEEVQELRAENARLQEESQQAAAQLRKFTEWFFKTIDRT comes from the exons ATGGCATCAACGAAACAGGATTACTATCAGAGAGATACCAATGGATATAACTCGAACACTCCTCCCCGTGACGCCTTCGTGCGGGGTGGACAGAGGGCCACTATTCATGGTACGCAGGCGGCTAAATCATGGGGTAAAAACAAATCCAAAGGGAAGGATAAAAAGGATAGGAAGAAAAAACCTGTCTTGTATCGAAGTAATAGTAGTTTAGAAATGGATAGTATTGATTATATTGATGTGGATGAATTTCATACAGGAATACACAGGGATTATGGGAGTACATCCTCAATTGATGTTCTCGGAAAAAGTGGACATGACAGCTTCTTTGCATTGTTGAAGGACTATAGCCATGTAAATGCTGATCAGAGAAGTCCAGCGCCTGCTCAATTGCAGGAATTGTTACGGGGTAAAAATGAAGGAGTACGGTTTCGTGCTTCTAACGGTAGTGCTGTGAAGGACAAATCTACTGAAGATATAACAGATAGTCCTAGAACAAAATCTAAATTCAAACACAAAGATCGGAAAAGCAGGAGTAAATCTATAACAAATGAAACACGTCCATCtggaatttttacaaaattacgGGGGAAAAGTGAACCAGAAATTAACCCCAAAACTCCTGACAATATTGATGTTGATGTTCGTGCTGAGGAACGATTAAGGAGTAAagcttttttacattatgactgtcaGAGTATTACTTTTAATGTGGAGGAAATTATTCATAGCATTAGTAACCCTTTACAAATCGGTAGAAATACTACAACTGGTGCATCGGCAGCCTCACAGAAAGATGGACGGGAGTCGGAAGATGAGGGTGACGACAAAAGTAACAATTTGGTGCTTAAATGTCCGTTCTTTAGAAATGAAATAGGTGGTGAGGAGGAACGAATAGTTAGTTTAGGTCGAAGTTCAGCACGAAGAACGTTAAATAAATCTAAGAATACTCAAAATAGTGCAATATTGACACGGTCACCTGCGTGTTGTGGGTTATCTATATTAGACTCTTCACCTACTCCAACGGGACTTATGCTTCCTCATGTAGTATTACATCGGAATCATGTTATGGAATATGTAGATCATGGTGCCAGTTATTatagacatttcttttatggTTATG CCTCAGGGGCAATTACAG ATCACCAAAACTTTTTTGGTATTGATGAAAATTTTGGCCCAGTGGCAATCAGTATTCGGAGAGAGAAGTTAGAAGATAGAGAGAACAAATTAGGGAAAGCAGAATATGGACAGTACCAACATAGGATCATTTTTAGGACCAGTGCA CTGACCACATTACGGGGAGCCATACTTGAAGAAGCCATACCAAGTGGCCGAATTAGTAGTTCTCGGACTGGTCAGGTCAAGGACATCCTAGAATTCCTAATACCTCAATTACAAATATCCTGCCTCAAACTTGGAACAACTACCCCAAAGACATTGGAGCAGTTGTTAAAACTTGATGAACAAGGG ttGTACAGTACCTACAAAGTAGGTGTTTTATTATGTCGTTCTGGACAATCATCAGaagaagatatgtataataatg aaaattctaGTCCTGCATTTGaagagtttttaaaatgtataggTCACAAAATTAGATTAAAAGGATTTGAGAAATATAGAGCCCAATTGGATAATAAAA gTGATTCAACAGGAACTCATTCCTACTACACAACGTTTAATAATAGTGAGATTATGTTTCATGTGTCAACCCTCTTACCTTACACAGCAAATAATACACAACag cTTTTACGCAAACGTCATATAGGAAACGATATAGTAACCATAATCTTCCAGGAACCTGGAGCTAATCCATTCAGTGCAAAGACTGTAAGGTCACAATTTCAACATGTTTTCATCATCGTTAGAGTCCATAATCCATGTTCAGACAAATGCTGTTACAG TGTATCAGTCAGCAGATCTAAAGATGTCCCAGCCTTTGGTCCACATATTCCAGAAAACATCAAGTTTCCTAAATCGGAAGAGTTTGCAGAATTCCTTTTGGcaaaag tgatAAATGCAGAGAATACTGCCCATAAAGGTGAAAAATTCAAAGCTATGGCAACTAGAACAAGAACAGAATACCTCAAAGATCTGGCAAATAACCATGTGACATCTACCACACTAGAAAGTAGTTCTAAATTAA gTAAATTTGGTTTGGGAAGTGTCAGGaagaaagaaaagacaaaacagAAAGTCATTCCTGATATGTTTTCTCTTGGAACAACAGTATGGTGTGTCCAG GTAGTAGACTGTGGGTTGTCTTCACAG GTAGAAGACTGTGGGTTGGCCATGCAGGTGGATTCGTTTCTTGGTATATCATCAGAAGTATTGGTTGTGATTGAGGAGAGCTCTGGTGAAGTAATATTTACTGTCCATTGTGGTGCTATAATTGGTTGGACATCTCAAGCCATGAG TATAAGAATATACTTTAATCAAGGAGAGTCTGTATTTGTGAAGCCATTCAGTGGGGAGATGGAAGAAACACAAGAAGTCTGTGAGAGATTAACAGGTGTTACTTCTGGTTGTGag TCACAAGATATGACGTTAAAGAGAAATGGTTTGGGTCAGCTTGGGTTTCATGTTCAGAGTGATGGCATTGTAACTGACGTGGAATCCACAGGATTTGCTTACGATGCAGGACTGAGGAAAGGCAGTAGACTAGTGGAGGTCTGTAAGATAGCTGTTGCCACCATGACACACGAGGAGTTAGTAGAGTTACTGAGAACCTCTGTGACTGTCAAGGTCACGGTCATACCTCCATTTGACGATGGAACGCCAAG GGGTGTGGCTACGCTACACACAAATTGTCATTCATCATCATTGAAGACATTGAAAGCAGCATTGCAGGCAACAGAAAACCTTCAACAATGGCAGAGAGATGTAAATGGCGATCTATCTCATTCGAGAGAAATCTCTAGCAGTTCTAGTGAAACATCATATCatttaagggaaataactctttctACAAAGATCAGAGAGACTGATGAGTCTGGAGATAATTTCCGTGGATCGATGACACTTCCTCTTCAGAAGAAACCATTAACTCCAACTAG AGTGGATATGAAGAATTCTCCATTTAGTATTGTGACCCCTCAGAATAGGATAGGGACATCAAGTCTCCAGCGGAATACCTCTCTACAGCATGCCTATACAGATTCAGTCCTTGACAAGAACCACTTCAGTAGTACTGAGGATATTAAACATGAACGTAGTAGTTCTAGAGATAGTTCAGACTATGCATATCTCATAA GTCCTACTCCTATGCCCAGAACTAAAGGGAGTCAGTTTAAATATCAA GGACCCAGTTGGGCTAATAGTTCTGGTGACCAGTCAGATCACACCTCCAGTATGACATCTATATATAGTGCTACAGGTTATAGGAAACCAAACTTTTCTACGGACAATGCAGTTCAACATGGAAATATTGCATTAGAATTGTTAAAAcagtcacaaaacacaaaattcttATTAAACAGGGGACCAGAACAACCAAAATCCAATAACTTAAGTGATACCTCATTTTCTAGTGGTTCTAGTGGTGGaccaaaaaatacaaataatacagaTAGCAAAG AAGATGTTTCACGGTTTCGTCAAAAGACGAACACAACTGTACATAGAACAGAATCGCCAATTAGCAGTGCTAACAGTAGTCCTAAAACTTCACACAG gAATTTGTATGGGACATCTTCTGAAGAATCTCTGAATACCAGATTACGGCCTGGTGTCACAGGGTCTACATGTACTAAAGTCTCAAAGTCGGATAATAATTTTCAGACTGAGTTACAGCGTCTTATTGATCCTGAATTGGCAGATCGAGATCTGAAAGGATATCTG GGTAAGAAATCAGATGGACGTTATTCCTCTAGATTAAAGAGAACTATGTCCGATGAAAGTTTACATAATCAGAAGTTCAACGCTGCGCCAATCAAACTAGAGACACATTTAACTGATGTCATATTCACAACAGCTTCTCCACCACAGAATAAAGATCTGAG taaaaGGCAGTCACCAGCAGTGCCAGCAGAAGACAATCCAGCATTAAGCAGTAGTGTTCCACTTCCAGAATCCACTTCAGGATTAGAGTGGTCAAGTCTAGTCAGTGTGGCTACAAAAGCCATTGAAG GTAGTACAACTAAATCCAAGCCAATGGAAACAAAACCAATCAAACATGACAATGTACCTATATGGAGATCTGTAGTAGCCAATCCACAAAAAAGAATCACCGAGTTAGAGGGTAAAGTCAACCAGCTGGAAATAGATCTGGCTAAG GAGACAAGGGAAAATGCAACCTTGGAAGAGGAGGTTCAAGAACTAAGGGCTGAGAATGCCAGGTTACAAGAGGAATCTCAACAGGCTGCAGCACAACTCAGAAAATTTACAGAATGGTTTTTCAAAACTATTGACAGAACTTGA